The Bos taurus isolate L1 Dominette 01449 registration number 42190680 breed Hereford chromosome 18, ARS-UCD2.0, whole genome shotgun sequence genome has a window encoding:
- the LOC100848752 gene encoding uncharacterized protein isoform X1, with product MCSHSCPTLCDPVDCSPTSLLCPWNSPGRNTGGGRHALLQGIFPTQGSNPRLLCLLRCRRVLSPLNHRGSPAAEKQVSVEGRSLTSSWPENHGRKPAVFCRDQGIWAQTDLPEVYQNPLEERSLAVVSGTSAIELLPLLFLLFFFICLCCCGGQQGSTDNETKSQPDFNSSNPGMDFSEENPDDVSVHLPPEEDRQRDMQVSLPTSPDPSPGPSPGAHPSLCVSQVTPRNAHGALLSPPLSRTRIPSWRVRFHSHLAALRTPQYSPAWTRLHFIQRAELELAVCPPWRKGPLRSVRTLLPLLHLGSPSPHFGAPRRLKNTEALSVVEKFWDMRDGTFPAISVNKGYHSHGR from the exons ATGTGTAGTCattcgtgtcctactctctgtgaccccgtggactgtagccccaccagtctcctctgtccatggaattctccaggcaggaatactggagggggtcgccatgccctcctccaggggatcttccccacccagggatcgaacccgcgtctcctgtgtctcctgcgttgcaggcgggttctttccccACTGAACCATCGGGGAAGCCCTGCGGCAGAAAAGCAGGTCTCTGTGGAGGGCCGGTCTCTCACATCTTCGTGGCCGGAAAATCACGGCAGGAAACCCGCAG TGTTTTGCCGGGACCAAGGGATTTGGGCACAGACCG ACCTACCTGAAGTCTACCAAAACCCTCTTGAAGAAAGATCCCTTGCCGTCGTGTCTGGGACTTCTGCCATCGAGCTCCTCccgctcctcttcctcctcttctttttcatctGCCTGTGCTGCTGTGGAGGCCAACAGG GTTCCACTGATAATGAGACCAAGAGCCAACCGGATTTTAACAG CTCTAACCCTGGCATGGACTTCTCAGAAGAAAATCCCG ACGATGTCTCGGTGCACCTCCCACCAGAGGAGGACAGGCAGAGGGACATGCAGGTgagtctccccacctcccctgacCCCTCCCCTGGCCCCTCCCCCGGGGCTCACCCCTCACTTTGTGTCTCCCAGGTCACCCCGAGGAATGCCCATGGGGCTCTTCTGAGTCCTCCGCTGAGCCGCACCAGGATTCCTTCATGGAGAGTGAGGTTTCACTCCCATCTTGCAGCCCTGAGGACTCCTCAGTATAGCCCCGCATGGACCCGCCTTCACTTCATCCAGAGAGCGGAGCTGGAGCTGGCTGTGTGCCCTCCATGGCGCAAGGGCCCCTTAAGGAGTGT gcggactcttttaccactgctccacctgggaagccccagtcctCACTTTGGAGCTCCCCGAAGACTCAAGAATACAGAAGCCTTGTCAGTCGTCGAGAAATTCTGGGATATGAGAGATGGAACTTTCCCTGCCATATCAGTGAACAAAGGGTATCACAGTCATGGGCGATGA
- the LOC100848752 gene encoding uncharacterized protein isoform X2 — MCSHSCPTLCDPVDCSPTSLLCPWNSPGRNTGGGRHALLQGIFPTQGSNPRLLCLLRCRRVLSPLNHRGSPAAEKQVSVEGRSLTSSWPENHGRKPAVFCRDQGIWAQTGSTDNETKSQPDFNSSNPGMDFSEENPDDVSVHLPPEEDRQRDMQVSLPTSPDPSPGPSPGAHPSLCVSQVTPRNAHGALLSPPLSRTRIPSWRVRFHSHLAALRTPQYSPAWTRLHFIQRAELELAVCPPWRKGPLRSVRTLLPLLHLGSPSPHFGAPRRLKNTEALSVVEKFWDMRDGTFPAISVNKGYHSHGR; from the exons ATGTGTAGTCattcgtgtcctactctctgtgaccccgtggactgtagccccaccagtctcctctgtccatggaattctccaggcaggaatactggagggggtcgccatgccctcctccaggggatcttccccacccagggatcgaacccgcgtctcctgtgtctcctgcgttgcaggcgggttctttccccACTGAACCATCGGGGAAGCCCTGCGGCAGAAAAGCAGGTCTCTGTGGAGGGCCGGTCTCTCACATCTTCGTGGCCGGAAAATCACGGCAGGAAACCCGCAG TGTTTTGCCGGGACCAAGGGATTTGGGCACAGACCG GTTCCACTGATAATGAGACCAAGAGCCAACCGGATTTTAACAG CTCTAACCCTGGCATGGACTTCTCAGAAGAAAATCCCG ACGATGTCTCGGTGCACCTCCCACCAGAGGAGGACAGGCAGAGGGACATGCAGGTgagtctccccacctcccctgacCCCTCCCCTGGCCCCTCCCCCGGGGCTCACCCCTCACTTTGTGTCTCCCAGGTCACCCCGAGGAATGCCCATGGGGCTCTTCTGAGTCCTCCGCTGAGCCGCACCAGGATTCCTTCATGGAGAGTGAGGTTTCACTCCCATCTTGCAGCCCTGAGGACTCCTCAGTATAGCCCCGCATGGACCCGCCTTCACTTCATCCAGAGAGCGGAGCTGGAGCTGGCTGTGTGCCCTCCATGGCGCAAGGGCCCCTTAAGGAGTGT gcggactcttttaccactgctccacctgggaagccccagtcctCACTTTGGAGCTCCCCGAAGACTCAAGAATACAGAAGCCTTGTCAGTCGTCGAGAAATTCTGGGATATGAGAGATGGAACTTTCCCTGCCATATCAGTGAACAAAGGGTATCACAGTCATGGGCGATGA
- the LOC100848752 gene encoding uncharacterized protein isoform X4, producing MSPGVPLLLGLVFCRDQGIWAQTDLPEVYQNPLEERSLAVVSGTSAIELLPLLFLLFFFICLCCCGGQQGSTDNETKSQPDFNSSNPGMDFSEENPDDVSVHLPPEEDRQRDMQVSLPTSPDPSPGPSPGAHPSLCVSQVTPRNAHGALLSPPLSRTRIPSWRVRFHSHLAALRTPQYSPAWTRLHFIQRAELELAVCPPWRKGPLRSVRTLLPLLHLGSPSPHFGAPRRLKNTEALSVVEKFWDMRDGTFPAISVNKGYHSHGR from the exons ATGTCTCCGGGCGTCCCTCTTCTGCTCGGGCTCG TGTTTTGCCGGGACCAAGGGATTTGGGCACAGACCG ACCTACCTGAAGTCTACCAAAACCCTCTTGAAGAAAGATCCCTTGCCGTCGTGTCTGGGACTTCTGCCATCGAGCTCCTCccgctcctcttcctcctcttctttttcatctGCCTGTGCTGCTGTGGAGGCCAACAGG GTTCCACTGATAATGAGACCAAGAGCCAACCGGATTTTAACAG CTCTAACCCTGGCATGGACTTCTCAGAAGAAAATCCCG ACGATGTCTCGGTGCACCTCCCACCAGAGGAGGACAGGCAGAGGGACATGCAGGTgagtctccccacctcccctgacCCCTCCCCTGGCCCCTCCCCCGGGGCTCACCCCTCACTTTGTGTCTCCCAGGTCACCCCGAGGAATGCCCATGGGGCTCTTCTGAGTCCTCCGCTGAGCCGCACCAGGATTCCTTCATGGAGAGTGAGGTTTCACTCCCATCTTGCAGCCCTGAGGACTCCTCAGTATAGCCCCGCATGGACCCGCCTTCACTTCATCCAGAGAGCGGAGCTGGAGCTGGCTGTGTGCCCTCCATGGCGCAAGGGCCCCTTAAGGAGTGT gcggactcttttaccactgctccacctgggaagccccagtcctCACTTTGGAGCTCCCCGAAGACTCAAGAATACAGAAGCCTTGTCAGTCGTCGAGAAATTCTGGGATATGAGAGATGGAACTTTCCCTGCCATATCAGTGAACAAAGGGTATCACAGTCATGGGCGATGA
- the LOC100848752 gene encoding uncharacterized protein isoform X6, producing the protein MSPGVPLLLGLVFCRDQGIWAQTGSTDNETKSQPDFNSSNPGMDFSEENPDDVSVHLPPEEDRQRDMQVSLPTSPDPSPGPSPGAHPSLCVSQVTPRNAHGALLSPPLSRTRIPSWRVRFHSHLAALRTPQYSPAWTRLHFIQRAELELAVCPPWRKGPLRSVRTLLPLLHLGSPSPHFGAPRRLKNTEALSVVEKFWDMRDGTFPAISVNKGYHSHGR; encoded by the exons ATGTCTCCGGGCGTCCCTCTTCTGCTCGGGCTCG TGTTTTGCCGGGACCAAGGGATTTGGGCACAGACCG GTTCCACTGATAATGAGACCAAGAGCCAACCGGATTTTAACAG CTCTAACCCTGGCATGGACTTCTCAGAAGAAAATCCCG ACGATGTCTCGGTGCACCTCCCACCAGAGGAGGACAGGCAGAGGGACATGCAGGTgagtctccccacctcccctgacCCCTCCCCTGGCCCCTCCCCCGGGGCTCACCCCTCACTTTGTGTCTCCCAGGTCACCCCGAGGAATGCCCATGGGGCTCTTCTGAGTCCTCCGCTGAGCCGCACCAGGATTCCTTCATGGAGAGTGAGGTTTCACTCCCATCTTGCAGCCCTGAGGACTCCTCAGTATAGCCCCGCATGGACCCGCCTTCACTTCATCCAGAGAGCGGAGCTGGAGCTGGCTGTGTGCCCTCCATGGCGCAAGGGCCCCTTAAGGAGTGT gcggactcttttaccactgctccacctgggaagccccagtcctCACTTTGGAGCTCCCCGAAGACTCAAGAATACAGAAGCCTTGTCAGTCGTCGAGAAATTCTGGGATATGAGAGATGGAACTTTCCCTGCCATATCAGTGAACAAAGGGTATCACAGTCATGGGCGATGA
- the LOC100848752 gene encoding uncharacterized protein isoform X3 has product MSRPKLEAFGSPLCYRPSSLTKCFSVSVFCRDQGIWAQTDLPEVYQNPLEERSLAVVSGTSAIELLPLLFLLFFFICLCCCGGQQGSTDNETKSQPDFNSSNPGMDFSEENPDDVSVHLPPEEDRQRDMQVSLPTSPDPSPGPSPGAHPSLCVSQVTPRNAHGALLSPPLSRTRIPSWRVRFHSHLAALRTPQYSPAWTRLHFIQRAELELAVCPPWRKGPLRSVRTLLPLLHLGSPSPHFGAPRRLKNTEALSVVEKFWDMRDGTFPAISVNKGYHSHGR; this is encoded by the exons ATGTCACGCCCCAAGCTCGAGGCGTTTGGGAGCCCACTGTGTTATCGGCCGTCTTCTCTCACCAAGTGTTTCTCTGTTTCAGTGTTTTGCCGGGACCAAGGGATTTGGGCACAGACCG ACCTACCTGAAGTCTACCAAAACCCTCTTGAAGAAAGATCCCTTGCCGTCGTGTCTGGGACTTCTGCCATCGAGCTCCTCccgctcctcttcctcctcttctttttcatctGCCTGTGCTGCTGTGGAGGCCAACAGG GTTCCACTGATAATGAGACCAAGAGCCAACCGGATTTTAACAG CTCTAACCCTGGCATGGACTTCTCAGAAGAAAATCCCG ACGATGTCTCGGTGCACCTCCCACCAGAGGAGGACAGGCAGAGGGACATGCAGGTgagtctccccacctcccctgacCCCTCCCCTGGCCCCTCCCCCGGGGCTCACCCCTCACTTTGTGTCTCCCAGGTCACCCCGAGGAATGCCCATGGGGCTCTTCTGAGTCCTCCGCTGAGCCGCACCAGGATTCCTTCATGGAGAGTGAGGTTTCACTCCCATCTTGCAGCCCTGAGGACTCCTCAGTATAGCCCCGCATGGACCCGCCTTCACTTCATCCAGAGAGCGGAGCTGGAGCTGGCTGTGTGCCCTCCATGGCGCAAGGGCCCCTTAAGGAGTGT gcggactcttttaccactgctccacctgggaagccccagtcctCACTTTGGAGCTCCCCGAAGACTCAAGAATACAGAAGCCTTGTCAGTCGTCGAGAAATTCTGGGATATGAGAGATGGAACTTTCCCTGCCATATCAGTGAACAAAGGGTATCACAGTCATGGGCGATGA
- the LOC100848752 gene encoding uncharacterized protein isoform X5: MTFYLPEVYQNPLEERSLAVVSGTSAIELLPLLFLLFFFICLCCCGGQQGSTDNETKSQPDFNSSNPGMDFSEENPDDVSVHLPPEEDRQRDMQVSLPTSPDPSPGPSPGAHPSLCVSQVTPRNAHGALLSPPLSRTRIPSWRVRFHSHLAALRTPQYSPAWTRLHFIQRAELELAVCPPWRKGPLRSVRTLLPLLHLGSPSPHFGAPRRLKNTEALSVVEKFWDMRDGTFPAISVNKGYHSHGR, translated from the exons ATGACCTTTT ACCTACCTGAAGTCTACCAAAACCCTCTTGAAGAAAGATCCCTTGCCGTCGTGTCTGGGACTTCTGCCATCGAGCTCCTCccgctcctcttcctcctcttctttttcatctGCCTGTGCTGCTGTGGAGGCCAACAGG GTTCCACTGATAATGAGACCAAGAGCCAACCGGATTTTAACAG CTCTAACCCTGGCATGGACTTCTCAGAAGAAAATCCCG ACGATGTCTCGGTGCACCTCCCACCAGAGGAGGACAGGCAGAGGGACATGCAGGTgagtctccccacctcccctgacCCCTCCCCTGGCCCCTCCCCCGGGGCTCACCCCTCACTTTGTGTCTCCCAGGTCACCCCGAGGAATGCCCATGGGGCTCTTCTGAGTCCTCCGCTGAGCCGCACCAGGATTCCTTCATGGAGAGTGAGGTTTCACTCCCATCTTGCAGCCCTGAGGACTCCTCAGTATAGCCCCGCATGGACCCGCCTTCACTTCATCCAGAGAGCGGAGCTGGAGCTGGCTGTGTGCCCTCCATGGCGCAAGGGCCCCTTAAGGAGTGT gcggactcttttaccactgctccacctgggaagccccagtcctCACTTTGGAGCTCCCCGAAGACTCAAGAATACAGAAGCCTTGTCAGTCGTCGAGAAATTCTGGGATATGAGAGATGGAACTTTCCCTGCCATATCAGTGAACAAAGGGTATCACAGTCATGGGCGATGA